A window of the Cherax quadricarinatus isolate ZL_2023a chromosome 23, ASM3850222v1, whole genome shotgun sequence genome harbors these coding sequences:
- the hyx gene encoding parafibromin isoform X2, producing MADPLSILRQYNVNKKEIITKGDNIIFGEFSWPKTVKTNYLVYGSGKDGAPKDYYTLECLLFLLKHVSLTHPSYVRKAAAENIPVVRRPDRKELLAYLNGETSTATAIDKSAPLEIPTQVKRTVEDASDITAKKPRYDDSDVQKIKEHLALRFDAPKKSSIVSNIDRSLSEAMSIEKIAAIKAKRLAVKRTMIKEDDDDIYGLGTDLRGMLEFDIDVTKDITTKERQWRTRTTILQSSGKQFATSIMGLLKSIKAREDGRLRTTTTNPVPTPISRLPQQPAGYSRYDQERFKGKEETEGFKIDTMRTYHGLSLKSVTEGSQSHKMAPQPDLTPQTKPIPGQQMKKPSRTPIIIVPNSPTSLITMLNAKDLLQDMKFVTSEEKRQQGTKRETEILIQRPKAGGLTVPYRVTDNPSKLNYAEWDRVVAVFAMGPAWQFKGWPHDGNPVEIFNRICAFHIKYEEIKLDNNIAKWAVHIINLSRVRRHLDRARFLEFWEKLDRFILFNKSHLRW from the exons ATGGCCGACCCCCTCAGTATCCTCCGCCAGTACAATGTTAACAAAAAGGAGATCATTACTAAGGGAGACAACATCATCTTCGGGGAGTTCTCTTGGCCCAAGACAGTGAAGACTAATTACTTGGTTTATGG CTCTGGTAAAGATGGGGCTCCCAAGGACTACTACACATTGGAATGTCTGCTCTTCCTTCTCAAGCATGTCAGCCTTACACATCCATCGTATGTGCGAAAGGCCGCT GCTGAGAATATTCCTGTGGTACGTCGTCCAGATCGTAAAGAACTTTTGGCATACCTCAATGGAGAAACATCAACAGCTACAGCTATTGATAAATCAGCACCTTTGGAAATTCCCACACAG GTAAAACGAACGGTAGAAGATGCGTCAGACATTACAGCCAAGAAGCCACGTTATGATGACAGTGATGTACAGAAAATTAAAGAACATCTTGCTCTTCGCTTTGATGCACCAAAAAAGTCTTCTATTGTCAGCAATATTGATAG GTCTTTGTCTGAAGCAATGTCAATTGAGAAAATTGCTGCCATTAAAGCAAAACGTTTGGCTGTTAAGAGAACAATGATCAAAGAGGATGATGATGACATATATGGCCTTGGAACAGACCTGCGCGGCATGCTAGAGTTTGACATTGATGTCACCAAAGACATTACCACAAAGGAACGTCAGTGGAGAACTAGAACAACCATTCTTCAGAGTTCTGGCAAG CAATTTGCAACAAGTATAATGGGACTTCTTAAGTCAATCAAGGCCCGTGAAGACGGTCGTCTAAGAACAACGACAACAAATCCTGTGCCAACACCAATTTCAAGATTACCACAACAGCCAGCTGGTTATTCTCGATATGACCAGGAAAGGTTTAAGGGAAAAGAAG AAACGGAAGGCTTCAAAATTGATACAATGCGTACCTATCACGGTCTGTCATTGAAGAGTGTGACAGAGGGTAGCCAGAGTCACAAGATGGCCCCACAGCCAGATCTAACCCCCCAGACTAAG CCAATACCTGGTCAACAAATGAAGAAACCATCACGTACACCCATTATAATTGTTCCCAATTCTCCAACGTCGTTAATCACAATGCTTAATGCTAAGGATCTCCTTCAAGATATGAA ATTTGTCACCTCTGAAGAGAAGCGACAACAAGGCACCAAACGTGAAACAGAGATTCTTATTCAGCGTCCCAAAGCTGGAGGTCTCACTGTACCATATCGTGTCACAGATAATCCATCCAAACTGAACTATGCAGAATGGGACCGTGTTGTTGCTGTATTTGCCATGGGACCAGCATGGCAGTTCAAAGGATGGCCTCATGATGGCAATCCAGTAGAGATCTTTAATAGAA TTTGTGCTTTTCACATCAAGTATGAAGAAATAAAATTAGATAACAACATAGCAAAGTGGGCCGTGCATATTATCAACTTGAGCCGTGTTCGTCGACATTTAGACAGAGCTAGATTCTTGGAGTTTTGGGAAAAATTAGACAG GTTTATATTGTTCAACAAGTCTCATCTGAGGTGGTAG
- the hyx gene encoding parafibromin isoform X1, with product MADPLSILRQYNVNKKEIITKGDNIIFGEFSWPKTVKTNYLVYGSGKDGAPKDYYTLECLLFLLKHVSLTHPSYVRKAAAENIPVVRRPDRKELLAYLNGETSTATAIDKSAPLEIPTQVKRTVEDASDITAKKPRYDDSDVQKIKEHLALRFDAPKKSSIVSNIDRSLSEAMSIEKIAAIKAKRLAVKRTMIKEDDDDIYGLGTDLRGMLEFDIDVTKDITTKERQWRTRTTILQSSGKQFATSIMGLLKSIKAREDGRLRTTTTNPVPTPISRLPQQPAGYSRYDQERFKGKEETEGFKIDTMRTYHGLSLKSVTEGSQSHKMAPQPDLTPQTKPIPGQQMKKPSRTPIIIVPNSPTSLITMLNAKDLLQDMKFVTSEEKRQQGTKRETEILIQRPKAGGLTVPYRVTDNPSKLNYAEWDRVVAVFAMGPAWQFKGWPHDGNPVEIFNRICAFHIKYEEIKLDNNIAKWAVHIINLSRVRRHLDRARFLEFWEKLDRYIQLKKPHLRS from the exons ATGGCCGACCCCCTCAGTATCCTCCGCCAGTACAATGTTAACAAAAAGGAGATCATTACTAAGGGAGACAACATCATCTTCGGGGAGTTCTCTTGGCCCAAGACAGTGAAGACTAATTACTTGGTTTATGG CTCTGGTAAAGATGGGGCTCCCAAGGACTACTACACATTGGAATGTCTGCTCTTCCTTCTCAAGCATGTCAGCCTTACACATCCATCGTATGTGCGAAAGGCCGCT GCTGAGAATATTCCTGTGGTACGTCGTCCAGATCGTAAAGAACTTTTGGCATACCTCAATGGAGAAACATCAACAGCTACAGCTATTGATAAATCAGCACCTTTGGAAATTCCCACACAG GTAAAACGAACGGTAGAAGATGCGTCAGACATTACAGCCAAGAAGCCACGTTATGATGACAGTGATGTACAGAAAATTAAAGAACATCTTGCTCTTCGCTTTGATGCACCAAAAAAGTCTTCTATTGTCAGCAATATTGATAG GTCTTTGTCTGAAGCAATGTCAATTGAGAAAATTGCTGCCATTAAAGCAAAACGTTTGGCTGTTAAGAGAACAATGATCAAAGAGGATGATGATGACATATATGGCCTTGGAACAGACCTGCGCGGCATGCTAGAGTTTGACATTGATGTCACCAAAGACATTACCACAAAGGAACGTCAGTGGAGAACTAGAACAACCATTCTTCAGAGTTCTGGCAAG CAATTTGCAACAAGTATAATGGGACTTCTTAAGTCAATCAAGGCCCGTGAAGACGGTCGTCTAAGAACAACGACAACAAATCCTGTGCCAACACCAATTTCAAGATTACCACAACAGCCAGCTGGTTATTCTCGATATGACCAGGAAAGGTTTAAGGGAAAAGAAG AAACGGAAGGCTTCAAAATTGATACAATGCGTACCTATCACGGTCTGTCATTGAAGAGTGTGACAGAGGGTAGCCAGAGTCACAAGATGGCCCCACAGCCAGATCTAACCCCCCAGACTAAG CCAATACCTGGTCAACAAATGAAGAAACCATCACGTACACCCATTATAATTGTTCCCAATTCTCCAACGTCGTTAATCACAATGCTTAATGCTAAGGATCTCCTTCAAGATATGAA ATTTGTCACCTCTGAAGAGAAGCGACAACAAGGCACCAAACGTGAAACAGAGATTCTTATTCAGCGTCCCAAAGCTGGAGGTCTCACTGTACCATATCGTGTCACAGATAATCCATCCAAACTGAACTATGCAGAATGGGACCGTGTTGTTGCTGTATTTGCCATGGGACCAGCATGGCAGTTCAAAGGATGGCCTCATGATGGCAATCCAGTAGAGATCTTTAATAGAA TTTGTGCTTTTCACATCAAGTATGAAGAAATAAAATTAGATAACAACATAGCAAAGTGGGCCGTGCATATTATCAACTTGAGCCGTGTTCGTCGACATTTAGACAGAGCTAGATTCTTGGAGTTTTGGGAAAAATTAGACAG ATACATACAGTTGAAGAAACCACACCTGCGGTCTTAA